The stretch of DNA TCAGAATTAAATCCCTGGGGCTGGTTATTCAAGTGCTGCGCGAACCTGTCAGGGCCGACCTGGACCGGTCGGGTATCATTTCTGCCCGGGAGGCCCTGCTGCTGGGTGCTGCCCTGGCCATGGACGCCTTTGGCGCCGGTTTTGCTGTTTCAATGTTTGGTTTTAGCCCGCTGCTAACCGCTGCTGTAGTGGGTATCGGGCATATTATTCTTACCTATGCAGGTCTGCTGCTGGGCCGCTCATTTGCCTGTACCGGTTTAGGACAGCGGATTGCCCTGCTGCCAGGCTGTATATTGATTGCCATGGGGATTTTTAAAATACGTTAACGACGCAGTAAAACAAGGAGTTGGCCTTATGCTGATCGGCTTAACAGGAAATATTGCCAGCGGCAAAAGTACTGTGGCAAAATACTTAAAAGAACTGGGCGCTCAGGTGATTGATGCCGACCAGGTGGCCCGGCAGGTGGTTTTACCTCACAGCCCGGCCCTAAAGGAGATCGTTAACTCCTTTGGACCGGGTATTTTGCATGAAGACGGAACCCTAAACCGTGCTAAACT from Desulforamulus hydrothermalis Lam5 = DSM 18033 encodes:
- the ytaF gene encoding sporulation membrane protein YtaF — its product is MELLTLIAFALALNMDALGTGVAYGLRQIRIPLPSLLIISGMSVLTILFSMTAGRLVAQLISPAFAHRLGGILLLLVGIWIFVQSLRETRPEETLAEQTVMQIRIKSLGLVIQVLREPVRADLDRSGIISAREALLLGAALAMDAFGAGFAVSMFGFSPLLTAAVVGIGHIILTYAGLLLGRSFACTGLGQRIALLPGCILIAMGIFKIR